One Alcaligenes ammonioxydans DNA segment encodes these proteins:
- a CDS encoding Dabb family protein: MYLHIVLMAPHAPIKPELASTLDHAFIRIRQECPGIERFEWVPNLSRSSARYSHALLSVFRSQEALDAYRESDAHQAMLEAITPHIQDIVVLDSVLEESLS, encoded by the coding sequence ATGTACCTGCATATCGTTTTGATGGCGCCCCACGCCCCCATTAAGCCCGAGCTGGCATCTACACTGGATCACGCTTTTATCCGCATACGGCAAGAGTGCCCAGGGATAGAACGCTTTGAGTGGGTGCCAAATCTGTCACGCAGCTCCGCACGCTACAGCCATGCTCTGCTATCGGTATTCCGCTCCCAGGAAGCGCTGGACGCTTATAGAGAAAGCGACGCTCATCAGGCCATGCTGGAGGCCATCACCCCGCACATTCAGGACATTGTGGTGCTCGATAGCGTGCTGGAGGAAAGCTTGTCCTAA
- a CDS encoding PaaX family transcriptional regulator, with protein MKASIAIDEFIASRDHGEHEQLAPHHYILTLYGLFARPAGITIPVASVVQLLSDLGAEPSSVRSAISRLKKKGVLISQPAASGKGYALAAELEPHMQAGDERIFSSPSMNIRDPWLLVSFSVPESERQNRHKIRTGLSRMGFGTVNAGLYIGPARLQAEAVEYIREHQLWPYIELFTCEPSGLSDIQEKISRWWNWDKLANEYQSFLNAYQDEVEVWQTALRQGTGDPLEAFRLYMPMVTRWRRLPFLDPGLAPELLPDNWVGNSARKLFGDLHRLLSPLSSQHVQQAIPNWKARGTD; from the coding sequence ATGAAAGCAAGCATCGCGATTGATGAGTTCATCGCCAGCCGCGACCATGGCGAACACGAACAACTTGCCCCGCATCATTACATTCTGACGCTTTATGGTTTGTTCGCCCGCCCCGCCGGCATCACCATCCCCGTGGCCAGCGTCGTTCAGTTGCTGTCCGATCTGGGCGCAGAGCCCTCCAGCGTGCGCTCTGCCATCTCACGACTCAAGAAAAAAGGCGTGCTGATCAGCCAGCCGGCCGCCTCAGGAAAAGGCTATGCCTTGGCCGCCGAGCTTGAGCCTCACATGCAAGCGGGCGACGAACGGATTTTCTCCTCGCCCTCCATGAATATCCGAGACCCTTGGCTCCTGGTCTCTTTCTCCGTTCCCGAAAGTGAGCGTCAGAATCGCCACAAGATTCGAACGGGCCTGTCACGGATGGGGTTCGGCACGGTAAATGCTGGCTTGTATATAGGCCCGGCTCGCTTGCAGGCCGAAGCCGTGGAGTACATCCGCGAGCACCAACTGTGGCCTTATATTGAGCTGTTCACCTGTGAGCCTAGCGGCCTGAGCGATATTCAGGAAAAAATCTCCCGCTGGTGGAATTGGGACAAGCTGGCTAATGAGTACCAGTCTTTTTTGAACGCGTATCAGGACGAGGTTGAAGTCTGGCAAACCGCTTTGCGCCAAGGCACGGGCGACCCTCTGGAAGCCTTCCGCCTCTATATGCCCATGGTGACCCGTTGGCGCCGACTGCCCTTTCTGGACCCCGGCCTGGCACCCGAGCTGTTGCCAGACAACTGGGTAGGCAATTCGGCCCGCAAACTGTTTGGTGACTTGCATCGACTGCTGAGCCCCTTGAGCTCGCAACACGTGCAGCAGGCCATTCCAAACTGGAAGGCCCGCGGGACGGACTAA